AATATGGTGCCTTGCCACAATCTCTCAGTGCCCAAAGACTCCTCTTTGACTCTGGTGTGGCTGTGGCAGTAATGCTAGGTCAGATGAGGGCACAGGGGTCGGCCTAGGAAGACACTTCAGGATAGTAACATGGGGATGGCTGTGTGCCAGAGCTGTCTGAGCTGGACCCTTCTCAGCCTCCTgattttctcctcttggcttcttGGAGACTTGATGACCTGTGATACTGAAATGGCACCAAATCCTAGAACCTGCATGGCTGTCTCCCTGCCGATCCACAAAGAGAACATGGCCATGGTGAGGACTTTGTTCCAGTGCCATGGTTGATGGTGAGGGGGGCAGAGGTCAGGTAGAAGAGGCAGAGGGGTCTCACATGTCCCCTCTTGGGGTCCTCACTCTaaccctcccctcaccccagcttttGCCTTTGAACCTGAGCTATAAGAAACCCCAACAGCTGAATGTCCTGTCTAACACCATGCTGAAAACCTCCAGCATCAAGAACTTGAACCTCTCCAGCAATGAGGTGAGGTCCAGCATCCAGATGTTTCTTTGAAGGGAAGGTGGGAGGGCTCATGGGGTGGTGACAAGAGGCAGGGAAGTGGATTTGTTggcaggggaagggactgggggtgcAGGGTCACTCTGGCCATGGTTCTCTGCTCCATGTGTTTCCTGCCCACAATTACAGGTGAAGTCTGCAGGGCTGTTGGACAAGGGCAAAGGGCTGGAGCTAGAAGAGATGAGGGCTGACTCAAAACCACTGTGCACCACCTTCCAAGGTAAGTCAACCAACATAAGGTCAATTGATTCCTCTGTCACCCCTGGGAGTCTGATCTACACCTGACGGTGCCTGTTTGCAGGAGACAGCAGTCCTTATCCTCTGGGAGGTCCTCAGGCCCTACACtctcctccctgtgcccctcaccTGTGCTTAgagctctcctttccttcctctgattTGCTCACCTGCTCTCCTGGGCTGGAGTCTGTTTCCTTACTCTCGGCACCCAGCCTTCTGGAGCATGTCCATTCAGAAGTGTGCTCCAGGAATCGGGGCTCCCCCTGTTTGCCAGGATCAGGAGTGACCAGCCTTGCCCCCGATGCTGGTGCCCTGGGCTGAGAAGGGCCCTCCAGCCCAGGGCCTCATGCTGAGACAGGCCTTCCTGACTCTGAGCTGATGTGGGgcttccctcccctgccctgagaGGGGCCCCTCTTTCTCATGCTCCAAAAGGGTCCCCACTCCAATCCCAGGACAACCTGGGGGTTTCCTGCCCCACGTGTAGTTGGAGCCTGAGGCTTTACTCCTTCTGGATGAGGACTCCTCCCCCTGTGGCTGCCTCTGGGGCCATTTCTGGGGGTGCCCTGGTCTGGCAGAATGCAGGACCCCCAGTGAGGTGGCTGATCCCTGGGCTCCCACCCTATCAGCGCTCCTCTCTCGGGCCTTCATGGGGAAcctggaaagaaggaagggaggcagggatggGGAGGCAGGCTGGACCCTACCTACAGATGCGGCTTCTTGTGGCGCTGGATGTGGGACCCAGGGCCATGTAGGTGGGAACTGCCTaggaggatggagagggagaagttagagggtgagggtggagggaggcagggaggaaggaaggcagcACTCGCCCACTGCGTCAGTGCACAGGGTTGGTGCCCAGGGCCCTGGAAGGCTGTGGCACTGGCGTGTAGGTTGGGAGGCACTGGGCTGTGCACCTGGGCTAAGGGTACTTGCTCCCATGTGCACAACTGCTCTGTAGTTTCACTCACTCTTCAGTTTTGTCTTGACTGGCAGCTCCATCCTGCAATTGTTCCCCAGGTTACTCCTCCTGGTTAGTGTACTCCGTGATCACTCCACCCTCTAAGGGGCACTGACACCGCCTACAGCCTCCTGTGAACCCTTTTGGTCTTGCCCAAGTTGAGTGTTTGAACCTGACTCTTAAACCTCCTGGGAGGGAGGAGGATGGTAACCGACCCTTGTGGGAACCTGACAAAGGCTCTGGATCCTTCCCAACCACGTTCCCCAAAGCCTTTAGGGGCCCCATGAGGATGACCCCAAATGTAGTCTTGCCCACAGAATTTCCACGAACCTTTCTCACCCGACCTGACCCTCACCCTCTCCTGGGCGCATCCTTCTCCTGATCATCCAGCACCGTCCCCTGGTCTGCAAAGCTGCCTGCCTCTTCCTTTCCCCAGGATGGCCAGGACACACGGCCACCAACCATCCCTGGTACTGAAGCCCGCAAGATGTTACCGAGGTGCATGGTGAGGAGGGGGAATCATGCCGGTTTTAGGCAGTGCCTGAGGAGGGGATCCAGCTGTAGTTCTGGGGACCATTTGATTCCAGGGAAGTGTCTTTGGATCCGATGCGCTGGAGAGTCTAGTCCTGCCATTCCTGCAGCAGTAAGTACCCCTGGGaccaggaggctggggtgggcagggacGGGAGGGGTTTCCTAAGCTCAGGGTTGCTCACTGCACCCTTGAAATCCCATGTGGGGTCCAGGCACAGACTGGACTGACCTTTTTGCTCCCCCAAAGGTATTACATGATCTATGACTGTGGAGACTGAAAAGGTCTCCTGGGCGCTTACCACGTCGAGGCCTGCTTCTCCCTGACCTCTGGGGTGACATTCTGACccttcagctctgaggccccagcCCTGTGAGTACCGCAGCTCAGACTCTGCTCTGAGGCCAGCTCCTGGGAACACCCACCTGGCCAGAGCATCaaccctcttcctcttttttctccGAGAAGCGGCTTGCGCGAGTATGCCAAGGACAGCAGGAATATAAAGGAGCTCAAGGACCCCTGTGCATGTGTGGTGGGCAAGACTGCCCGGGCTAGGGGGTGGGACAGGCCAGTCATGGTCCCAGTGTGAGGCCACCCCAGCCTTGGCTAGCTTCTCTTCCCCCAAGGATCTGAGGTTTAAGCCACTGAAACACACATAGCGTGACATCCTGCGCTCCCTGTGCATATTGTCAGGAATTCAACATGACCTCAGCTCCTTCGTGGTGGACACATGGCTCCATACGGGAAGTGGCTGTCCCCTCCCTGGGGCCGGCCCAGGAAGTGTCATGTGGGTGGGAGGTTTGGGTGGTGCTGAGCTTCCGGGCACTTCTCTTTCAGGAGACCAtgctctgcttctctgtcagTGGGGTCTTCAAGGTAGGTGGGCCTGTGCAGGGGCCCCTCTGCAGATGCCCCATGCTCCCTCCACTAGCCAGGCTCTCTCTCAGAGCTCTCCCAGCTTCCCTGTCCTTCCTTTTCACGCTGTTGTTTCCCGCCTCCACTCTGCCCCCAACCATCCAGGTCTGACCCGCATCCATGGCTGTCGGGCCCCCACAGCTTGGACACCAGCGACACAGGCCATGAGAGTTTGCTGCCTCTCATCCTAGGTCTTCACCCTGTGACTTCGGGCCCAGGACCTAACCTCCCAGTTTCCTCGTTTGCACACTGGGGCTAACTGCACCCACCTCTTGGGCAGCTGTGAAAAGTGAATTAAATGGGCTTGTGAAATGGTTGTCACAGGGCGTGGTACACTGTAGGGGTCCTAGTTGCCCTCCCCTTTCATGATGCCCTGACTCCCAGAGAACGTTTATCCCCTTCAGCGGGAATACCAAGTCTGACCCTGACTGGGGGGAACTCTGTGAGAGCGTGGGAAGCGTGCGGGCCTCTATGGGGTTTTGTTGTTTATTGCCTTTGAAGTGGAAGGAAAATctcaggactcaaacccaggtcaGTCTGAGTCGAAAGCCCAGGCACTGCCTTTTGCCATCTTCTCTCTGAGACTCGGGTGATGGCATGGACCTCTGAATCGTGGATACCCACGCAGTCTGATGTGAGCCTCCCTTTTTAGTAAGCCCTTCAATAGCTTGATCTTTCTTGAAAGGCTTTATGATCAGCTCACAGGGTAAAAGCAAAAGCCTCAAGTGGGCCTTCCTGCAAAGGCATACACGGAACCCGATTTTCTTGGGTAACTACCGGAGAAGGGCTCTCAAGCAGCAGTTAGTAAGTTCTCCACTTGCCGTGCTCAATTCTATACTGCAATAGCTGTCTCAAGCATGTGCAAAACCGTTCCATGTTCCATAATTGTGTCCAGTTTGCCATGCTGCAAATTGGTAGGGGAAAGGGTAAGAAGCAGAGAGGGGGAGAAGACTTCATGCTGGGATAGCCATTACTTGGTGACCCGCATTCAGCTCTCTATACCATAAACATTGCTGCATAAACCCGAACGCTGTCCTCACACATAGAATATGCAGCTATGCATCCGAGGAATTGGTGATCCCGTCAGTGTCCTTGCCTCTGACTAGTTACCACACAGTTACGTCAGTATCCTTTCCTTGCTCTTTATAGATGTTTCCTCACCATTTGGTATTACTGGGGAGAACAAAATATTCAGTGCCACAGCAAAGCTAGGGGCTTTGTTATAGttattatttctgaaaataacAGTCACTCGAACACTGGCAGTCTATGGGGCGCATATAATCAGAAGATCAAATAAACCAGAACCGACTCTACCTCTAACCTTGCCAGCTGATTGCACGTCCTTTCCTCGCCACCCTTATAACGGACACCGCATTGTCAGTCAGTGTTGCTTAAACCAGGTAGCGCTAAAGTACTAAGAGTCCTCATTGACTGAACAGCAacggtgccaggcactgtgccaagcacTTCATGGGAAGAACTCAGTTACCCTTCATGCCATGCCTGGGAAGTAAACAGTGTCATTcctctttttatggatgaagaacCTGAACCGCAAAAGAGCGTCATGTGCCCAAGGTCGTACAGATAGGAAGCTGAGGAGCCAACAATCAAATATGTCTTGACTAAATTACCAGACTAGGGGCGAGGTTCTCCTACCCCTTGCCATTCAGTTTCCAGGCGCTCATTAACAAGCAGCGTAGGCGGGGACCTTCAACCACTCTCACTCACTACTTTGAAGGAGGACATTCAGTACAAGATCTCAGGGAGCCTCCCCATATCTTCCGGACCAGGACGAAGGCCCCTGGCATTTCCTCTTCAGGAAAACCATGTCTTTGTCAACATCCCATCTTTGTCATCCAAACTCTCAACCATGGAAGGTGTGTTATTTTCCTCTCCTTGTGAGTTAAGTTAGCCTGCCCCAGTTTCATAGATTCTGGAGACTACAAGAGACTTCTGGGTCAGAGAGGAAGGAATAATGCTACCCACAGAGCAGCTTGATGTTTGTGCTGTTGACCTTGCTTTCTTCTCCCCCAGTTCCCACACAGGTGCCATGCTGTCAAAAAGAAATGCAGTATAAGCCACaccaaaataaaagtgaaaacctCTTAAAGTTAAAAGAATCAGGTGAGTTTAATTTTAGTGACTTTTATTTAACACAAAAGTGAACAAAAATGACAATTTCAACATGGAAACCAAGACATTATTAGTTTTTACATTTCTTAAGAAGCCTTTGAAGTGCAGTGTGGACTTTCAACACATAAGCAATATGGACAAATTACTGtccattctctttttcttacAAAGTCTTTGAAATGCCATTTGTTACCATTCCAACAAAGAAACAGTACACGCGATTCATTTACTAGCTCTTTTAACAGGTTTGTCTAAGTCCAATGCTGTGTACTGCTGCCaaacatagatgaaaaatgtTAACTAATTTATTCATTATAAATTTTTACCTTCTTTACTCTCAGTCTTTGAAATGCGATTTGTTATTGCCTGTGTAAGCAACATGAAAGAAAAACtctaaattactttttattgagccTTTGAAATGCATGTGCTGTCATTTCAACATGGAAACAATATAAGTATTCCATCAATTACCTTTACATTCTTCTGTCTTTCCAAGTCTGCTCTCATTTCAACAAGAGAACAGTATGCACAAACTACTGattatttttcattctgtttttgttATGAAGTCATTAAAGTTCAGTgtgttatcatttcaacatgtaagaTGAACAAgcaattttacattcttttttctcagtATGTCTTTGAAATACAGCACTTTATCATTCTGACATGTAAGCATAAACAGATCATTCATTAGTCATCTTCACTCTTTTCATACTATTTGAAACACAGGGCTACCATATCAACAGGTAAATATAAAcaatttacattcttttttccctgtCTCTGACATGCAGTGTGTTATCCTTTCAACATGTAAGCAATATAAATAAACTCCCAATTAGTTATTCTACATCCTGTTTCTTACTAACTGTTGGATATGTGGTGTGTATTTAACACCTGGAGAACATCGCATTTTGGAGTAGCCAGATTTCTAGCGCTCAGTGGCCACGTGTGGTTAGTGTGTACCATCGAGATCAGTGCAAACCTAGTGTAAGATCAGAGGAAGCAAACATATATGAAATAGCGTATACCATGAAAAAATATTCATGCACATGGCACACTGAGACCAACAGCAAGTAACAACCTACTTAAATGAGGAAGTAAGAGAAAACCTagtggaggaggtgacatttaagccaTGACCTGATGGTTGAGCAGCTATATGTAAGGGAAAAAGTGAACAAAAATCTGGGCCATGGAGGCATAATTTTCCCAAATGCCCTAAGAAAGAGTGGAGACACGGACAAAACATAGGAGCAGCTGTTACTCTGAGTGGTTTGAGATCAGGGACTTGATCTTTCTTAGCACCTGGAACAGTACCTAAAGCACAACAGACACGGGGTGAGTGCATGTGAGGTAAAAGTAACTGAGCCAAGGGTCTGAGACCCGCAGAGGAAGCTAGCAGCATGAAGACACCAGCAGGCAGTGGGGGTAGTTTGTTTGGTTCCTTCCCCTTGCATAGGGTTTCTCATAAGCAACCTAAAGCTATCATACATAAAAGAAGTATTCAGGGCCCTCGAAGGTGAACTTATTGGCTTCAACAACTACCACAGCCAGGGAGTTTCAGTTCCTGGGACTTGTGCCAAGGGCCTATAAGACGATAAATGGACCCACCCATGTGCACAGGGAAGTGATGGAACATGACTGGGATAGCTTCCATCACGTAACCAACACTGTACTTAGCAAGCAGAAGAGGAAGTAGAGGGCAATGGGCAACAGATCCACAGGAGcttccaaattcctctccatcctTCTTAGAGTTCCCCTTTCACAGAGGTCAAGGACACAGCCAATCTCGCTGAGCCTCGTTTCCCTGAACAGTACAATTTTACATGTGTCTCTACAAATTAGGCCTTCAAGCAAAACACTGAGCACTTTTGTGGCCACACATCAGTGCTGACACGACTCCTTGTACTATGGTAATAATGAAATATGAGAAGCCCAATGCATGTCATCCCGCTGTAACGCCTGAAGCATTGCCTTCAATTGGGCCTGAACTTCAGCCAACTTCTGTTGGTCATAAAAGCCACAAACATCCCATTGTCTGTAGCAATGGACAGGGACGGGATAAATCACATGCTTCAGCTCCATCAAGGATGTTAGGTGCTGCAGAACACTCATGAGCATAGGCATTCTAATAGGGTTGAAGGCAAAGCTAAGCACACGGAGGCACGAACAGTGGCTCAGAgctggcaggagagcagagagagtAGACTCAGTTAACAGGCAATTATTTATTTGCAGATGCTGCAGGGTACCTGAGGccctctccagcagagtctggaagGGCTCATGAGCCTCTGAGAATATCTGGTTGTGACTGAGATTCAACCGCCTTAGGTGGGTGGCCTGAGAGCTCTGGGACAAGATGGTGACATCTATGCTAGAGAGACCACAGTAAGACAGATTCAGTGTCTTCAGCTGAGGTGGCAGCActctgcagagagaaaaaagaaaggttatTTCAGAAGAATGAGTGTTGGACCAGGGCAGTGAGCCCTGAATAACAGGCACCTAAGATCTAGAATAAACTAATCTGTACATATCTTattgtttggttaggtttagtcccatcccagcccctccccgTGGGTCACTACTGTACCTATTTTGCAACAGTCCTTAGTCATGTGGGCTTTGGAATCAAACTAAATATATTTGTGACCATGAGAAAGTTACTTTCCCACTCGAAGacacatgttctttatctttaaaatgtgcaCACCAGTAATTATTGTTACAGAGTTCTGCAGcagattaagtgaaaaaaaactgTATGCACTTAGTATATACAACATCATCAATGGCCACTCCTGGTCACTTACATGGTGAGGACAGGTCTGGGAAGGCAGCCAACTGAAGGCTCCCTTTGACTGGTTCCCAGATGACTGCCCCTCCATTCAGTGTCTAAGCCTTGGGGAAAACACAGGAGCAAGAGGATCTGTCAGTGTTAACTACTGTGGCCAGTCCAGGGGGATGTGCAGCAGTGTTACAGCATATGACTTTTTCCATCTGAATGCCTCCTCTTGCTCACTAGAGAACTGTAGGCATCACTAGGACTGAAACGTTTACCAGTATACTTAGAGACTCATCATAGAGTCTACACATGgctggctgaatgaatgaatgcacgaATAAGCACAGCTTCCTTTTCTAATCTTGTCTTTCTCCTCACCATGAAGTACCTCTCTCTAGCCTGGCCAAATGCTAATTCCCAGCACTTCCCATGCTGAGGCAGAAGGAGAAATACTTTACAAGGAGCTTAGGAATATCTAAGCatgctctcttctcttctcttactCATGGGGTAAGCAGGGAACCCAGGTTCCTCCCACCGGCTCACCTGAGAAGTCTGTGCAATCGATCTCTGAGGAACAAGGCGTACAAGTCAAGCTCTTGGAGGTTGTGCAGCTTCCCAAGATAGCTGAGATACGTTTGGAAGTCTGTCTCCGTAAAACATGTAAAGCGGATCTTAAACATATGAAGGCTGTACAGGTGGACCATCGGCGGCACACAAGCATATACTTCACTGAAATGAGCCTCATCTACCTGCAGGTGAGCAATGCATTGTGGATCCAGAAACTGCAGCATACTTCTGTGGGCAGACATatcaaaaattttcaaatatctgCAGCAGAGGTGCAAAGTCCCAAAGCTCTGCCCGAGTTTACtctgaagaaaggaaacaaacttCTGTGTTCTCACGGTTCCGTCAAGGGAGA
This DNA window, taken from Manis pentadactyla isolate mManPen7 chromosome X, mManPen7.hap1, whole genome shotgun sequence, encodes the following:
- the LOC118932001 gene encoding LOW QUALITY PROTEIN: nuclear RNA export factor 3-like (The sequence of the model RefSeq protein was modified relative to this genomic sequence to represent the inferred CDS: inserted 2 bases in 2 codons; deleted 2 bases in 1 codon; substituted 2 bases at 2 genomic stop codons) is translated as MLAPPPYIVVVLTQSGHNSEGNPSQTRARCWGIYWRRCNNWSEQVSFGIHPPSHQQQDGDAATADAHVETPVRYAPYAIAPCHWRGDFQKQDQTLFKVEREEKPAERRMERKSQDEASGNWFKIEIPFGIKYDEKWLLKLIQKQCRXPFTPVEFDCVKMQAQFFVENASIAFSLXNANGKIWADDNERINIFVKPREAPHSLQKELKSEKVGHIKLTMDKQYGALPQSLSAQRLLFDSGVAVALLPLNLSYKKPQQLNVLSNTMLKTSSIKNLNLSSNEVKSAGLLDKGKGLELEEMRADSKPLCTTFQGKSTNISSILQLFPRLLLLDGQDTRPPTIPGTEARKMLPRCMGSVFGSDALESLVLPFLQQYYMIYDCGDXKGLLGAYHVEACFSLTSGDLRFKPLKHTXRDILRSLCILSGIQHDLSSFVVDTWLHTGSGCPLPGAGPGSVMSDPHPWLSGPHSLDTSDTGHESLLPLILGLHPVTSGPGPNLPVSSFAHWG